One Dioscorea cayenensis subsp. rotundata cultivar TDr96_F1 chromosome 17, TDr96_F1_v2_PseudoChromosome.rev07_lg8_w22 25.fasta, whole genome shotgun sequence DNA window includes the following coding sequences:
- the LOC120280321 gene encoding uncharacterized protein LOC120280321: MVMVLIALLRNCGPFAKDLSFYPSFLSWNHIQCSDDGKLHLYMEFSNYTGYGERSIFVPKHSLVAEGFWDHDKNRLCMVACRVLDVEGSGGAASVSDCSIRVCLWIPAVLSIESSGSVVGQLWSGNDEKDLGYFDMVSFWSSEASFDSTPDLRYEYTKLDSVNKSCKAFNLPKSRKMYPDGESVGDMRFDFSLRDAKGRRAWGYANPLFIGQTFYGRSYMVSLVAPTPPPSLVDLNHSLLNVSYRISYSLPNSSYDGSEQTEILAEGVYNAATGMLCMVGCRYLLASVNEKQVNGSKDCEILINMQLSPLNPEAGERLYGSIKSSRKESDPLYFEPLETRLYVMYNSQSVESIWRMDMEITMVLISLTLLCIFIGFQLFYINKNPDVLPSISVTMLVILTLGHMIPLVLNFEALFMRRNTQNVLLWSGGWLEANEVIVRLITMVAFLMQFRFLQVVWSARYPEESKKALWVAERKALQLCLPLYFIGGLIAWFVYSNQSRSQPQRQDFNSANHRSIWEDLISYAGLILDGFLLPQILLNIFWNSKDKALSPVFYVGTTIVRALPHLYDAYRAHHYVPYFDSSYIYANPKNDFFSSTWDIIIPCEGVLLAVLIFLQQRFGGRCILPARFRQSGGYEIVSSISL; encoded by the coding sequence ATGGTAATGGTACTAATTGCTCTTCTAAGAAATTGTGGTCCTTTTGCCAAGGATCTTAGTTTCTATCCGAGTTTCTTGTCATGGAATCATATCCAGTGCTCGGATGATGGAAAGTTGCATTTGTACATGGAGTTCTCGAATTATACTGGATATGGTGAGAGGAGTATCTTTGTGCCCAAGCATTCTTTGGTGGCCGAGGGTTTTTGGGATCATGATAAGAATCGGCTATGTATGGTAGCATGTCGAGTATTGGATGTTGAAGGTTCGGGAGGAGCTGCTTCTGTAAGTGATTGCAGTATAAGGGTTTGTTTGTGGATCCCGGCAGTCTTATCTATTGAGAGTAGTGGCAGCGTTGTTGGGCAGTTGTGGAGCGGCAACGATGAGAAGGATTTAGGCTACTTTGATATGGTTTCTTTCTGGAGTTCAGAGGCTAGCTTTGATTCGACTCCTGACTTGAGATATGAGTACACTAAGCTGGACAGTGTGAATAAATCTTGCAAAGCTTTTAACTTGCCAAAATCGAGGAAGATGTATCCTGATGGTGAGTCAGTTGGGGACATGAGGTTTGACTTCTCTTTGAGAGATGCCAAGGGGAGACGAGCATGGGGCTATGCCAACCCACTTTTCATCGGGCAGACTTTCTATGGCCGTTCTTACATGGTTTCTTTGGTAGCACCAACGCCGCCACCATCTTTGGTAGATTTGAACCATAGCCTTTTGAATGTAAGCTATAGAATATCTTATTCTCTACCAAATTCATCCTATGATGGTAGTGAACAAACAGAGATCCTGGCAGAGGGAGTCTACAACGCTGCGACTGGAATGCTCTGCATGGTAGGATGTCGGTATCTGCTTGCCTCAGTCAATGAAAAGCAAGTCAACGGTTCTAAAGATTGCGAAATTCTGATAAATATGCAACTCTCTCCTTTGAATCCAGAAGCTGGAGAACGTCTTTATGGCTCAATTAAAAGCAGCAGAAAAGAGTCAGATCCACTTTATTTTGAGCCTTTGGAGACCCGGTTGTATGTTATGTACAATTCCCAGTCAGTTGAATCAATCTGGAGGATGGACATGGAAATCACCATGGTTCTTATCTCTCTCACCCTTTTGTGCATTTTCATAGGGTTTCAGCTTTTCTACATTAATAAGAACCCTGATGTCCTTCCATCTATCTCTGTCACAATGCTTGTTATACTTACTCTGGGCCACATGATCCCCTTGGTCTTAAATTTCGAGGCGTTGTTCATGAGACGGAATACGCAGAATGTTCTGTTATGGAGTGGTGGGTGGCTTGAGGCCAATGAAGTAATTGTGAGGTTGATAACAATGGTGGCATTTCTTATGCAGTTCCGTTTTCTTCAAGTGGTATGGTCTGCGAGATACCCTGAGGAGAGCAAAAAGGCTTTGTGGGTGGCTGAGAGGAAAGCCCTGCAGCTGTGCTTGCCCTTATACTTTATTGGTGGTTTGATTGCTTGGTTTGTTTACTCTAATCAGTCAAGATCTCAACCTCAAAGGCAAGATTTCAACAGTGCAAACCACCGATCTATCTGGGAGGACCTCATATCTTATGCTGGCTTGATACTTGATGGTTTTTTGCTCCCTCAAATTCTTCTAAATATATTTTGGAATTCCAAAGATAAGGCTCTCTCCCCTGTCTTTTATGTTGGAACAACCATTGTCAGGGCTCTGCCTCATTTATATGATGCATATAGAGCTCACCACTATGTTCCTTATTTTGATTCATCGTATATCTATGCCAATCCGAAGAATGATTTCTTCTCCTCGACATGGGATATCATTATTCCCTGTGAAGGAGTATTGCTTGCTGTGCTCATATTCCTTCAGCAGCGGTTTGGTGGTCGTTGCATTCTTCCAGCAAGATTTAGACAGTCTGGTGGGTATGAAATTGTCTCTTCAATTAGTCTGTAA